From the genome of Fervidobacterium thailandense, one region includes:
- a CDS encoding HD-GYP domain-containing protein: MAKTTVREFFKGSVLRMLLSVSTVTVFVFVVLLGIFVKRTENAISKMIYTQVKNQVSLVETAIRNFVEVYEESVHEVVSQMVNVLKNESQLDKKIVDTYVNVYLSYFTPPFEEISYEILESKEKKQQIDGQSSMIEFDTLTRRFYFRVFKKILGEKDIVLTFYLPSDTLDSYLKKIDFSDFSVINKLILLDSETMRAIFRIESRSKRNTFLISKTISYPGELKLFGRSLQIYVETCYEEIVSPLIALMSFVLFSILYLSLRISRYSNHLITEIEKIDNALSDFQNGTCRYDLYSDLVEIDKTLDTLRHTHELIFHQINELQNSNARIEELYTEVQELSKELRDAFFDFAQRLATVVEGFEEETAKHVYRTRALTELIVRRLDIPQDYKEEIVRYSTLHDIGKIFIPKELLNKPGKLSKEEFEEIKKHTIYAKRLLTHPRFKVALNIALFHHENYDGTGYPFGLVSDEIPLEARIVKIVDVYDALRSDRPYKKGVSHDTAIRIMTEGDGRVMPSHFDPELLNIFLSLEEDVKLLYQNTNIDALTL, translated from the coding sequence ATGGCCAAAACCACAGTAAGGGAGTTCTTTAAAGGATCCGTCTTGAGAATGCTCCTTTCGGTGAGTACCGTTACAGTTTTCGTCTTCGTGGTACTTTTGGGAATATTTGTGAAAAGGACGGAGAACGCAATATCCAAAATGATATACACTCAGGTGAAGAACCAGGTATCACTCGTGGAAACCGCGATAAGAAACTTCGTAGAAGTTTACGAGGAATCTGTTCACGAGGTCGTTTCACAAATGGTGAATGTCTTGAAGAACGAATCGCAACTTGACAAAAAAATCGTTGACACGTACGTGAACGTTTACTTATCGTATTTCACGCCGCCGTTTGAAGAAATAAGTTACGAAATCTTAGAAAGCAAAGAAAAAAAGCAACAAATCGATGGCCAGAGCTCTATGATCGAGTTCGATACGTTAACGAGGAGATTCTACTTCCGAGTTTTCAAGAAAATTCTTGGGGAGAAAGACATCGTGCTAACTTTCTATTTACCATCCGATACCTTAGATTCTTACCTGAAGAAAATAGACTTTTCAGATTTCTCAGTTATCAACAAACTAATTCTACTCGACAGCGAAACCATGCGCGCGATTTTTAGAATTGAAAGCAGGTCGAAAAGGAATACTTTTCTGATTTCAAAGACGATTAGTTATCCGGGTGAACTAAAACTTTTCGGTCGATCGCTACAAATATACGTGGAAACGTGTTACGAAGAGATCGTTTCTCCGTTGATTGCCCTAATGTCGTTCGTACTGTTTTCAATTTTGTACCTCTCGCTGAGGATTTCCCGCTACTCTAACCATTTAATAACGGAAATAGAGAAGATAGACAACGCACTGTCAGATTTTCAAAACGGTACCTGCCGTTATGACTTGTACAGCGATTTGGTTGAAATTGACAAAACCCTCGACACCCTCAGGCATACACACGAGCTAATTTTCCATCAAATAAACGAGCTGCAGAACTCGAACGCGCGAATTGAGGAACTGTACACCGAGGTTCAGGAACTATCGAAAGAACTTCGTGATGCTTTCTTTGACTTTGCACAACGCTTGGCAACGGTAGTTGAAGGTTTCGAGGAAGAGACTGCCAAACATGTTTATCGAACACGTGCGTTGACAGAGTTGATAGTGAGAAGACTTGATATCCCTCAGGACTACAAAGAGGAGATTGTGCGTTATTCAACACTCCACGATATCGGGAAGATTTTCATCCCCAAAGAATTGTTGAACAAACCAGGCAAACTGAGCAAAGAGGAATTCGAAGAGATTAAAAAGCACACGATTTACGCCAAAAGACTCCTAACTCATCCAAGGTTCAAAGTAGCGTTAAACATAGCGCTTTTCCATCACGAAAATTACGATGGGACGGGATACCCGTTTGGGCTGGTTAGTGATGAGATACCTCTTGAAGCCCGCATTGTGAAAATCGTTGATGTGTACGACGCACTGCGAAGTGATAGACCGTACAAGAAAGGAGTCTCGCACGATACTGCGATTAGAATAATGACCGAGGGAGATGGTAGAGTCATGCCTTCCCACTTCGATCCCGAGTTGTTGAACATCTTCCTAAGTTTGGAGGAAGATGTGAAGTTACTTTACCAAAATACCAATATCGACGCTTTGACGTTGTGA
- a CDS encoding 2,3-bisphosphoglycerate-independent phosphoglycerate mutase, with protein sequence MLNIDKQAFVSELISPNSSKIVLLVLDGIGDLPNEEGLTPLMKAHTPNMDKLATMSDLGQTIPVLPGITPGSGPGHLGLFGYDPIKYQIGRGILEALGEDIEVGELDVVARGNFATIDGEIVVDRRAGRPTTEESAKVVEILNANIKEIEDIKVTFYPGKEHRFVLKLTGEGLSDNIEDADPQKEGKPIKYTTALSPEAEKTARIVNKLLERIKEVLKDQPKMNFALVRGFSKYPKLPQFPEVYKLRAGAIAVYPMYRGLAKLVGMTVIPTGQTIEDEIETLKKEWNNYDFFFVHVKKTDSYGEDGKFDEKVHVIENVDRVIPEILSLNPDVLVITGDHSTPCAMKGHSFHPVPILFCAKHTRKGMSKAFNEFECARGSLGTIHSTDVMNLILAYAGRLEKFGA encoded by the coding sequence ATGTTGAACATTGACAAACAAGCCTTCGTTAGTGAACTCATCTCTCCCAACTCCAGTAAGATCGTTCTTCTTGTTCTGGACGGTATCGGCGATCTACCTAACGAGGAAGGGTTGACCCCACTGATGAAAGCGCACACACCGAACATGGACAAACTTGCAACCATGAGTGACCTGGGACAAACCATTCCAGTTCTCCCCGGTATCACTCCTGGGAGTGGGCCTGGACATCTTGGACTTTTCGGGTACGATCCCATAAAGTACCAGATCGGTAGGGGGATACTTGAAGCGTTGGGTGAGGATATCGAAGTTGGTGAACTCGACGTAGTAGCACGTGGAAACTTTGCGACAATCGATGGAGAAATCGTTGTTGATAGACGTGCAGGAAGACCAACAACGGAGGAGAGCGCGAAGGTCGTTGAGATTCTGAATGCCAACATCAAGGAGATTGAAGATATTAAAGTCACTTTCTATCCAGGTAAGGAACACAGGTTCGTGTTAAAACTCACAGGTGAAGGATTATCCGACAACATCGAGGATGCCGATCCACAAAAAGAAGGTAAACCTATCAAGTACACAACGGCGTTGAGTCCAGAAGCGGAGAAGACCGCGCGTATCGTGAATAAGCTCCTTGAGAGGATAAAGGAAGTCTTGAAAGATCAACCGAAGATGAACTTTGCACTCGTGAGAGGCTTCTCCAAGTATCCGAAACTACCACAATTCCCGGAAGTTTACAAGTTGAGGGCTGGTGCCATCGCGGTCTATCCAATGTACCGAGGATTAGCAAAGCTCGTGGGAATGACAGTAATTCCAACTGGACAAACGATTGAAGACGAGATCGAGACTCTGAAGAAAGAGTGGAACAACTACGACTTCTTCTTCGTGCACGTTAAGAAGACCGACTCCTACGGTGAAGATGGTAAGTTCGACGAAAAGGTTCATGTTATCGAAAATGTGGATCGCGTAATTCCGGAGATACTTTCGCTCAATCCGGACGTTTTGGTGATAACTGGTGACCACTCAACACCGTGTGCGATGAAGGGACACTCCTTCCATCCGGTGCCGATCCTCTTCTGCGCAAAACATACCAGAAAAGGCATGTCAAAGGCGTTCAACGAATTCGAATGTGCACGTGGGTCACTTGGAACGATTCATTCAACTGACGTGATGAACCTAATACTTGCGTACGCGGGTAGATTAGAAAAGTTCGGTGCTTAA
- a CDS encoding ECF transporter S component, with protein MRGKFTTAVLVLIPVAVGINYAGKFFAEALKLPLWLDSIGTILAAMLAGPVVGAISGAINNIIYGLTAGPVSLIYALTSVGIGLSAGALYKARMFETMLKAILSGLIIALVATVISVPLNVVFWEGQTGNIWGDALFAFLRSKGINVWIASFFDELVVDLVDKVLSAIIAFVIFKSLPKTLIYTFQGE; from the coding sequence ATGAGGGGAAAGTTCACCACAGCCGTTCTGGTACTCATACCCGTGGCTGTTGGTATCAACTATGCAGGAAAGTTTTTTGCCGAGGCGTTGAAGTTACCACTCTGGCTTGATTCCATCGGCACGATACTGGCGGCGATGCTTGCCGGTCCAGTTGTCGGTGCGATCAGCGGTGCGATCAATAATATAATTTACGGTTTGACCGCGGGGCCTGTTTCACTCATCTACGCACTAACAAGTGTGGGTATAGGTTTATCGGCAGGCGCGTTGTACAAGGCAAGAATGTTTGAAACTATGCTGAAAGCAATTTTAAGCGGCTTAATAATTGCTCTTGTTGCCACGGTCATCTCCGTTCCCTTGAACGTTGTATTCTGGGAAGGGCAGACGGGAAATATCTGGGGTGATGCGTTGTTTGCGTTCCTCAGAAGTAAAGGGATCAATGTTTGGATAGCATCGTTTTTCGACGAGTTGGTTGTGGATTTGGTTGATAAAGTGCTGTCAGCCATTATCGCGTTCGTAATATTCAAATCGCTACCAAAGACGTTGATCTACACGTTCCAGGGAGAATGA
- a CDS encoding energy-coupling factor transporter transmembrane component T family protein: MRVLSLYVERDTLVHRLAPFTKLMFALTSTVVTFLFPSIVVGGVFLGLSVFLTSVAKVLKYLTNLLFVVLVLSISIVVIQGMFYVGNRTSLFSLFGITFYSEGLQRATVLVLRLFTMISAFGVLVLTTCPSDLIDDLVRRGLSPRFGYVLASVLQIVPQMLSTATRIIDAQRSRGLEMEGSFLKKLRAFFALIGPLVLGSLVEARERALALEMRGFAVRTKRTFLKEFAESKLDKFLVRLFQFILYGSITWRIVSWIVLK, translated from the coding sequence ATGCGCGTCCTTAGCCTTTACGTTGAACGGGATACACTTGTACACAGACTTGCACCATTTACCAAGCTCATGTTTGCCTTAACGTCCACGGTTGTGACGTTTCTGTTCCCATCCATCGTGGTTGGAGGAGTTTTCTTAGGACTCTCGGTATTTCTGACTTCCGTTGCAAAAGTTTTAAAGTACCTCACCAATTTGCTTTTTGTTGTATTAGTCCTCTCGATTTCCATCGTTGTTATCCAAGGGATGTTCTACGTTGGAAACCGAACGTCTTTGTTTTCCCTGTTCGGTATTACCTTCTATTCCGAAGGTCTTCAACGTGCAACCGTGCTTGTTCTCAGGCTCTTTACCATGATCTCGGCCTTCGGAGTGTTGGTATTGACGACGTGCCCTTCGGATTTGATCGACGACCTTGTTCGGAGGGGGTTGTCACCGAGGTTTGGGTACGTGCTTGCTTCGGTGCTGCAAATCGTTCCACAGATGCTCTCAACAGCTACAAGGATAATCGATGCACAACGTTCCAGGGGTCTTGAGATGGAGGGAAGTTTTCTCAAGAAGCTCAGGGCCTTCTTTGCATTAATAGGCCCACTTGTGCTTGGTTCCTTAGTTGAAGCGCGTGAACGGGCACTTGCACTTGAAATGAGGGGCTTTGCGGTGAGGACCAAACGAACTTTCCTGAAGGAGTTCGCTGAAAGTAAACTTGATAAGTTCTTAGTTAGACTGTTTCAGTTTATACTGTATGGTTCGATTACTTGGAGGATAGTATCGTGGATAGTGTTGAAGTGA
- a CDS encoding Fur family transcriptional regulator, protein MHVDSLKKELKERKYRMTPQREQVLKVFIETNSEHLGAEEVYRYLLSKRINVSKATVYRTVDLLVELGFLRKLQFDEGVYRYELVDKDNKHSHFICNSCGKIYELKDELSPDKILKDYTDLLRAQGFEVNEFDVKFRGMCPKCSKKTRKDK, encoded by the coding sequence ATGCATGTCGACAGTCTAAAGAAAGAACTGAAGGAAAGAAAATACAGGATGACCCCGCAGAGAGAGCAAGTTTTGAAGGTTTTCATAGAAACGAACAGCGAACACCTTGGGGCTGAAGAAGTTTACAGGTACCTCTTAAGCAAGAGAATCAACGTGAGCAAGGCAACTGTGTACAGAACGGTCGACTTACTGGTAGAGCTTGGGTTCCTACGCAAGTTGCAGTTCGACGAGGGTGTTTACAGGTACGAACTGGTTGATAAGGACAACAAGCACTCGCACTTCATATGCAACTCCTGTGGTAAGATCTACGAGTTGAAAGATGAGCTCTCACCGGACAAAATACTGAAGGACTACACTGATCTACTCAGGGCCCAGGGATTTGAAGTGAACGAATTTGATGTTAAATTCCGTGGCATGTGTCCGAAATGCTCTAAGAAAACACGGAAAGATAAATGA
- a CDS encoding energy-coupling factor ABC transporter ATP-binding protein, with amino-acid sequence MDSVEVITQKIRVENLTYAYPFSNRNALENVSFSIERGECVGVIGRSGAGKSTLCLALTGLVPRFFKGKYSGKVLLDGEDVREIPPEKLVNKIGLVLQNPFSQISGARMTVYEEVAFGLENLGIPREEVIERVERVLKDLDLWEKRDENPFELSGGQLQRLAIASILVLQPEILILDEPTSQLDPAGTIEVFEVISEMKKHGTTIVLVEHKYELLVEYADRIIFLHEGRLIAFDEPEKIFSLSEIDDYMVGEPLHTKLCKKLNLKNSRGYYPVKFSEAVEILRGAFCGTGR; translated from the coding sequence GTGGATAGTGTTGAAGTGATCACACAGAAAATAAGGGTTGAGAACCTTACCTACGCTTATCCATTTTCAAATAGAAACGCACTCGAAAATGTAAGTTTCTCGATTGAACGTGGTGAATGCGTAGGTGTTATTGGCCGGAGCGGTGCCGGAAAATCGACGCTCTGTCTCGCACTCACAGGTCTTGTTCCAAGGTTTTTCAAGGGAAAATACTCCGGAAAAGTGTTGTTGGACGGTGAAGATGTACGGGAGATTCCACCCGAAAAGCTTGTGAATAAAATTGGTCTTGTTTTGCAAAATCCGTTCTCGCAGATTTCTGGAGCCAGGATGACGGTATATGAAGAAGTGGCTTTCGGACTCGAAAATCTCGGGATTCCTCGGGAAGAGGTTATTGAGAGGGTGGAGAGAGTTTTAAAAGACTTGGACTTGTGGGAAAAGAGGGATGAAAACCCATTTGAACTATCAGGTGGCCAACTCCAAAGGCTCGCAATAGCAAGCATTCTGGTTCTCCAGCCTGAAATCCTGATCCTGGATGAACCGACCTCACAGCTTGATCCTGCTGGAACGATCGAGGTTTTTGAGGTAATTTCCGAAATGAAGAAACACGGGACTACGATCGTTCTGGTTGAACACAAATACGAGTTGCTCGTCGAATACGCTGACAGAATTATCTTTCTTCACGAAGGCAGACTGATTGCGTTCGATGAACCGGAGAAGATTTTTTCGCTGTCCGAGATCGATGACTATATGGTCGGGGAACCACTCCACACAAAGTTGTGCAAAAAGTTGAACTTGAAAAATTCCCGTGGATATTATCCCGTAAAGTTCTCGGAAGCCGTCGAAATCTTGAGAGGTGCATTTTGTGGAACCGGTCGTTAA
- the nusA gene encoding transcription termination factor NusA, with the protein MNSAMLLEALRELEREKGISIDESIEILEKALMSAYKNRTGERNIEIVINKHSGEIELYQLLEVVDKVENENLQISLDEALKIKPDATIGDIVKRKVNVKKLGRFAVQVAKQVLIQRIREIEKEKQYEKYADLVGRVVTAEVLRVTPEFLDIRIGKLETHLPKKEWIPGEQFEQSDLIKVYVREVKKDKKGPKIIVSRTDPEFVTGLLKLEVPEIEDGIVEIVKIVREPGVRSKVAVISKDPKVDPVGACIGPEGTRIASVLRELKVEKIDIIKWSNDPKELIANALLPAKVIEVEILDPEMKASRVLVSPNELSLAIGKAGQNARLAAKLTGWKIDIKPIMNA; encoded by the coding sequence ATGAACAGTGCGATGCTCTTGGAAGCGCTCAGGGAACTGGAAAGGGAAAAGGGAATAAGTATAGACGAGTCGATTGAGATTCTCGAAAAGGCTCTAATGAGCGCTTATAAGAACCGAACCGGTGAGCGCAACATCGAAATTGTCATCAACAAACATTCCGGTGAAATTGAACTGTACCAGCTCCTTGAAGTCGTCGACAAGGTGGAGAACGAGAACCTTCAGATCTCCTTGGACGAGGCTCTAAAAATCAAGCCTGACGCAACGATTGGTGATATTGTCAAGCGAAAGGTGAACGTGAAAAAGCTCGGAAGGTTCGCGGTACAGGTCGCCAAACAGGTGCTCATCCAGAGGATTCGAGAGATCGAGAAAGAGAAGCAGTACGAAAAATACGCCGATCTCGTGGGGCGTGTGGTCACCGCGGAAGTTCTGAGAGTTACACCGGAGTTTCTGGACATCAGGATAGGAAAACTCGAAACGCACTTACCGAAGAAAGAATGGATCCCGGGGGAGCAGTTCGAACAATCGGACTTGATCAAAGTCTACGTGCGTGAGGTTAAAAAGGACAAGAAGGGGCCCAAGATAATAGTCTCTCGCACGGACCCAGAGTTCGTGACCGGTCTTTTGAAGTTGGAGGTTCCCGAAATCGAAGATGGTATCGTTGAAATCGTGAAGATCGTAAGGGAACCAGGTGTACGCTCGAAGGTCGCTGTAATTTCGAAGGACCCGAAGGTTGATCCAGTGGGTGCGTGCATCGGCCCCGAAGGTACCAGAATTGCATCGGTACTGAGGGAACTTAAGGTTGAAAAGATCGATATCATCAAATGGTCCAACGATCCGAAAGAATTGATAGCCAACGCGCTTCTTCCGGCTAAAGTCATAGAAGTTGAAATTCTCGATCCGGAGATGAAAGCTTCAAGAGTTCTGGTTTCACCAAACGAACTTTCACTTGCGATTGGTAAAGCTGGACAAAACGCGCGACTCGCAGCGAAGCTAACAGGCTGGAAGATAGACATTAAGCCCATCATGAATGCTTGA
- a CDS encoding serine hydrolase domain-containing protein, with translation MWIVPLFNHVKRWFCEGDLLYKVRDIFHVPALAAACVKDGELIFAEVVGERKIGSGELIRLDDAFHLGSCTKAMTATMLAILVERGSLSWDAKIIDVFPEAADAIHPGFHSITLVHLLSHKAGLPKDVRPDRNFFPKLREMSGPVVFQRYELVKLVLANPPSYRPGECMVYSNYGYVVAAAMAEKVTGKSWEELMKTLIFKPLGMESAGFGPPRDVWGHRRLIFTCQPIAPGPDADNPPVLAPAGGIHCSVKDWAKFVSEHLKGLQGNSKLLSKETFEFLHKDHYDQGYALGWLVVERSWAGGLALTHGGSNGLWFAVVWVAPKRNIAFLAATNCGGKLAFSACQAAISKMIKRFLSYR, from the coding sequence ATGTGGATTGTGCCGTTATTTAATCATGTGAAAAGATGGTTTTGCGAGGGAGATCTTTTATACAAAGTTCGTGATATTTTTCACGTACCTGCGTTGGCAGCTGCTTGTGTGAAAGATGGGGAATTGATCTTTGCAGAAGTGGTTGGGGAGCGAAAGATAGGTAGTGGTGAACTAATAAGGTTAGATGACGCGTTCCACCTTGGTTCGTGTACTAAGGCGATGACGGCTACGATGCTCGCGATCTTAGTTGAGCGAGGATCGTTGAGTTGGGATGCGAAAATCATTGATGTGTTTCCGGAGGCGGCGGACGCAATACACCCAGGTTTTCACTCTATCACACTTGTACACTTGCTCTCGCACAAAGCGGGGTTGCCGAAAGACGTGCGTCCGGACAGAAACTTCTTTCCAAAGCTGAGGGAGATGAGTGGCCCCGTCGTTTTTCAGCGATACGAACTGGTTAAGCTCGTACTGGCAAATCCACCATCTTATCGACCAGGAGAGTGCATGGTATACAGTAATTACGGCTACGTTGTTGCCGCGGCGATGGCAGAAAAAGTCACGGGAAAATCTTGGGAAGAGCTTATGAAAACACTTATCTTCAAACCACTGGGTATGGAATCGGCCGGTTTCGGTCCTCCCAGGGACGTTTGGGGACACAGAAGGTTGATCTTTACATGTCAGCCAATCGCACCAGGACCTGATGCTGACAATCCTCCTGTTCTCGCTCCTGCTGGTGGTATTCATTGCTCTGTGAAAGATTGGGCCAAATTTGTCTCTGAACATCTTAAAGGGTTGCAGGGAAATTCAAAGCTTCTGTCGAAAGAAACCTTCGAATTTCTCCACAAAGATCACTACGACCAAGGTTATGCGTTGGGATGGTTGGTGGTAGAGCGAAGTTGGGCAGGAGGGTTAGCATTGACACACGGTGGTAGCAACGGACTTTGGTTTGCCGTCGTTTGGGTTGCCCCGAAACGAAATATCGCTTTCCTGGCGGCGACCAACTGTGGTGGCAAATTGGCGTTCTCCGCGTGCCAGGCTGCGATCTCAAAGATGATCAAAAGATTTTTAAGCTATCGGTGA
- a CDS encoding ComEC/Rec2 family competence protein produces the protein MRSLGSSSPRYLTFYYFSASVIGALVGTAVRFPPYCLLATFALYKRPKVALFLFFLFFANLVLVTNSPLEVVKNVEFVGTVKSVQGESSILSLSYYDGRRWRKLGFDVRLYERLDVGTIVYLKGELRRAKSYPVFYVKPRVIVKVKNYVSLRSKIFETFQRFRDFSREVEPFYPSLFGDASRDESFVKSGLFHIFCVSGMHVSMLYVISDKLISLLIYRRNARLILPLIFPTVFVVGSGLNVPAVRALLMIYVSVLFKLVDVKVNPVNVVSLTGLFMVLFNPEIVFSLSFYMTFLATLGVLVYEGKFKNIVSGLGGFLGSAPFVSLISDVNVFSPIATLIVGFPVQIIMFGLTSAFATFVLQLHALAKLILKALLPFVWFVRFIASLFSRLPLLPSHWIIAIAFGFTFGVYISLTEELEKLQ, from the coding sequence ATGCGAAGCTTAGGAAGTTCAAGTCCAAGGTACTTAACGTTCTACTACTTTTCGGCATCCGTAATTGGTGCGCTGGTGGGGACCGCTGTAAGGTTCCCACCTTATTGTTTACTCGCGACGTTTGCACTTTACAAAAGACCCAAAGTGGCTCTCTTTTTATTCTTCCTTTTCTTCGCAAACCTCGTGTTGGTAACGAATTCCCCTCTTGAAGTGGTGAAAAACGTCGAGTTCGTGGGTACGGTGAAATCGGTACAAGGTGAATCGTCGATCCTTTCATTATCTTACTATGATGGAAGACGTTGGAGAAAGCTGGGATTTGACGTCCGGTTGTACGAACGACTGGACGTGGGCACGATAGTTTATCTAAAGGGAGAGCTCAGGAGGGCAAAGAGCTATCCAGTTTTCTACGTGAAGCCGAGAGTCATCGTCAAGGTGAAGAATTACGTTTCATTAAGGTCCAAAATTTTTGAAACTTTCCAAAGATTTCGGGATTTCTCCCGTGAGGTTGAACCGTTTTACCCGAGTCTCTTTGGAGACGCGTCCCGCGATGAATCCTTTGTGAAGAGTGGGCTTTTCCACATCTTTTGCGTTTCCGGGATGCACGTAAGTATGCTGTACGTGATTTCCGACAAGCTCATAAGCCTTTTAATTTATCGAAGAAACGCGAGGTTGATACTCCCCCTGATCTTTCCCACCGTCTTCGTTGTGGGCTCGGGATTAAACGTTCCCGCGGTAAGGGCACTTTTGATGATATACGTTTCGGTACTGTTCAAGTTGGTCGATGTAAAAGTAAACCCCGTCAACGTTGTTTCGTTGACGGGGTTATTCATGGTACTATTTAATCCGGAGATTGTCTTTTCACTCTCGTTCTACATGACCTTCCTTGCCACACTCGGTGTACTCGTGTACGAGGGTAAGTTTAAGAACATCGTGTCCGGACTTGGTGGTTTCCTTGGTAGCGCACCGTTCGTCTCGTTGATTTCCGATGTGAACGTGTTCTCTCCGATCGCAACGCTTATCGTCGGCTTTCCAGTTCAGATAATCATGTTCGGTTTAACCTCGGCCTTTGCAACATTCGTGCTACAGCTTCACGCACTTGCAAAATTGATACTAAAGGCTTTGCTTCCTTTCGTTTGGTTCGTACGATTCATCGCGAGTCTTTTTTCAAGACTACCATTACTACCCAGTCATTGGATCATCGCGATCGCTTTCGGATTCACCTTTGGAGTATACATTTCATTGACCGAGGAGCTTGAAAAACTTCAGTGA
- the rimP gene encoding ribosome maturation factor RimP yields the protein MSPKEIASRVGEIAKPIIESLGYELFDVKYKLQAGRWVLTIVIDNPRDYVSTRDCEIVSYELEKQLDASDFIPGSYILEVSSPGLDRPLRNINDFERFVGKLAKVKAGKTYKGYIKSVNKETGNIVLDVDGKDIEINIDEVKSANLEIDF from the coding sequence TTGAGTCCGAAGGAAATTGCCTCTCGAGTCGGTGAGATCGCAAAACCGATCATCGAGAGCTTGGGATATGAGTTATTCGATGTGAAATACAAACTACAGGCCGGTAGATGGGTACTAACCATAGTAATTGATAATCCAAGAGACTACGTAAGTACAAGAGATTGCGAAATAGTCTCCTACGAACTTGAAAAACAGCTGGATGCATCCGACTTTATTCCCGGAAGTTACATTCTCGAGGTGTCGTCACCGGGACTTGATAGGCCTTTAAGGAACATAAACGATTTTGAAAGGTTCGTTGGTAAGCTTGCGAAGGTCAAGGCCGGGAAAACGTACAAAGGTTATATAAAGTCCGTCAACAAGGAGACTGGAAATATCGTACTTGATGTTGACGGTAAGGATATCGAAATAAACATCGATGAGGTAAAAAGTGCAAATTTGGAAATAGACTTTTAA
- a CDS encoding energy-coupling factor ABC transporter ATP-binding protein: protein MEPVVKVENLWFSYKPGKFVLENINLSLNASSTAIVGQNGAGKTTFVKILKGLLKPTVGDVWVKGVNTKQKTVAQLAKVVGLVFQDPSDQIFKSKVIDEVMFGPLNIFKDKQYSYERAIEALKLVGLEGKVNDHPYDLTLSERKLLCIASVLAMDPEVIIFDEPTIAQDRYHVKRIGELVLELEKNGKTIIAITHDMDFVFEYFKRTLVLHRGKLLADGKTEEVLKQEDILKTAGLEMPYIFKISSLVGKDLSKLLER, encoded by the coding sequence GTGGAACCGGTCGTTAAAGTAGAAAATCTGTGGTTTTCATACAAGCCAGGCAAATTTGTTTTGGAAAATATCAACCTTTCTCTGAACGCATCCTCGACGGCAATAGTCGGGCAAAACGGTGCTGGAAAGACAACATTTGTCAAGATTCTCAAAGGACTACTGAAACCCACTGTGGGGGACGTGTGGGTCAAAGGTGTCAACACTAAACAAAAAACGGTGGCTCAGCTTGCAAAGGTGGTCGGATTGGTATTTCAAGATCCATCTGATCAAATATTCAAAAGCAAAGTAATTGACGAGGTGATGTTTGGCCCGCTAAACATTTTCAAGGACAAGCAGTATTCCTATGAAAGAGCGATAGAAGCGTTGAAACTCGTCGGGCTTGAAGGGAAGGTTAACGATCATCCGTACGATTTAACACTCTCCGAAAGAAAGCTACTTTGCATCGCGTCCGTGCTCGCGATGGATCCCGAAGTTATCATCTTCGACGAACCAACGATTGCGCAGGACAGGTATCACGTAAAGAGAATCGGAGAACTTGTACTAGAGCTGGAGAAAAATGGAAAAACCATCATAGCGATCACACACGACATGGATTTTGTTTTTGAATACTTCAAGAGAACTTTAGTATTGCATCGAGGCAAATTACTTGCGGATGGAAAAACTGAGGAAGTACTCAAACAGGAAGATATATTGAAAACCGCTGGTTTGGAGATGCCGTATATTTTCAAAATCTCTTCACTTGTGGGGAAAGATC